In the genome of Deltaproteobacteria bacterium, the window CAGAGGTTCTTTATGTTATTTATACCGTTATTCGCTACTTCCATTACATAAGAGCTTGCGTCAAATATAAGCTTTGACGGATAAACAAGAGGACCTTTTGAGAATATATCGGAGAAGGCAACCTGAAAGGCTATTAATAGAGCAAATATAACGATTACGTGCCTGTGATGGCTTACTAGCCAATTCCACATATTATTATATTATGTTAAAAGCACATTACCTAATTTTGAGAATTCATCAAGTACCTGCCCGCTGCCTTTTACCACACTGGTGAGCGGTTCATCTACAAGTATAACCGGCAGCCCGGTGTGCTCTCTTATGAGAATATCAAGATTCTTTAGCATTGAGCCTCCTCCTGAGAGCACAATACCCTTTTCCACTATGTCTGCTGCGAGTTCGGGCGGTGTATGCTCGAGTGCTTCTTTTATCACATCAATTATTGATTCAAGCGGCTCCTGAAGTGCTTCGAGTATCTCTTCATCGGTTATTTCAAGCACTTTAGGAATACCCGTGAGCAGATCCCGGCCTTTAACATTGTACTTCAATGGGGTATTTAATGGGTATGCACTGCCGATAGACATTTTTATCTCTTCCGATGTAGACTCACCTATTAATAGGTTGTATTTCTTCTTCATGTAATTAACGATTGCATCATCCATTTTATCACCGCCGATCTTTATCGAATGCGAATAAACAATCCCTGAGAGGGATATAACGGCAACACCTGTTGTGCCTCCGCCGATATCCACGATCATATTACCTGTGGGTTTTGTTATATCAAGACCCGCGCCTATTGCAGCCGCCATTGGTTCCTCAATAAGGAATACATCCCTTGCACCCGCCGACTCTGCCGATTCTTTTACAGCTTTTCTCTCCACCGGTGTGAGTC includes:
- a CDS encoding rod shape-determining protein, which gives rise to MAGFFLSLFSNDLSIDLGTANTLVYVKGKGIVTNEPSVVAVYTDSKGIKKILAVGNDAKKMLGRTPGNIAAIRPLREGVIADFYITEQMLKYFINKAQNNRYTLMRPRIIVCVPLGLTPVERKAVKESAESAGARDVFLIEEPMAAAIGAGLDITKPTGNMIVDIGGGTTGVAVISLSGIVYSHSIKIGGDKMDDAIVNYMKKKYNLLIGESTSEEIKMSIGSAYPLNTPLKYNVKGRDLLTGIPKVLEITDEEILEALQEPLESIIDVIKEALEHTPPELAADIVEKGIVLSGGGSMLKNLDILIREHTGLPVILVDEPLTSVVKGSGQVLDEFSKLGNVLLT